The following proteins come from a genomic window of Shewanella halifaxensis HAW-EB4:
- a CDS encoding ABC transporter ATP-binding protein: protein MGSEIVWLSRVSKGFNDGDKYHQVLDDINLRLGTADTVALTGPSGSGKSTLLNIIGGFEFIKQGQLYLNSSNTSSWQDKQWSQFRRQHLGMVFQQFNLLTPLNVKDNIAFSLRLNQQQWTPWCDYLIEQLGLEEVKHRSVETLSGGQQQRVAIARALAHKPKLLLADEPTGNLDEKAGQQVMTLLTLLARESNTAILMVTHSSECAAFMKRRWHLEKGKIHE from the coding sequence ATGGGGAGTGAAATTGTCTGGCTGAGTCGAGTCTCAAAAGGCTTTAACGATGGTGACAAATATCACCAAGTTTTAGACGATATTAACCTTAGGCTAGGTACTGCCGACACCGTTGCATTAACCGGCCCTAGTGGCAGCGGAAAAAGCACCCTGCTCAATATCATCGGCGGCTTTGAGTTCATTAAACAGGGCCAGCTATATCTCAACTCGAGTAACACTTCTAGCTGGCAAGATAAGCAATGGAGCCAATTTCGACGCCAACACCTAGGGATGGTGTTTCAGCAATTTAACCTATTAACGCCACTCAATGTTAAAGACAATATCGCCTTTTCTCTACGATTAAACCAACAACAATGGACCCCTTGGTGTGACTACCTCATTGAGCAGCTTGGATTAGAGGAGGTTAAACATAGAAGTGTAGAAACCTTATCCGGCGGCCAGCAGCAGCGTGTCGCCATCGCTCGCGCTCTTGCCCATAAACCCAAGTTATTACTCGCCGACGAACCCACGGGTAACCTAGATGAAAAAGCGGGTCAACAGGTAATGACCCTGCTTACTCTGCTCGCTAGAGAATCTAATACCGCAATCTTAATGGTCACCCACAGCAGTGAGTGCGCCGCCTTTATGAAAAGGCGCTGGCACCTCGAAAAGGGTAAGATCCATGAGTAG
- a CDS encoding lipocalin-like domain-containing protein yields the protein MKTFYRLALLFLLSGCDSEPNSLSTGMGQLLDGNIQGYTAVTEGKQLSFPRDHQAHDDFRQEWWYLTANLTTETGEHLGLQWTQFRIALAPPAPDTANGNGLPSSWQTKQLYMSHTALTSKQQHLAEEKWSRGNPHFAGTQVSPLAIQQDNWQWRSSNDELFPATLSVATDEFSYQLKLESQSPLQLQGDNGYSRKNASGTVASYYYSQPFIRVSGTIERDGKTMMVTGDGWLDREWSSQFLAKTQQGWDWFALRLDDGSALMLFQLRDNSDPKQHFYSGRRMYPDGRGNNINHQQISMTATAWQQTQSGHYPVSWQIAIPSEDIQLTTQALNANSTMPLSIPYWEGPIKINGSHNGLGYMELTGY from the coding sequence ATGAAAACGTTTTACCGTTTAGCTCTACTATTTCTGCTTAGCGGCTGCGACTCTGAACCAAACTCGTTATCTACTGGTATGGGACAACTGCTCGATGGCAATATTCAGGGTTACACAGCCGTAACTGAGGGCAAGCAGCTATCGTTTCCTCGAGATCACCAGGCGCATGATGACTTTCGGCAAGAGTGGTGGTACTTAACTGCCAATCTAACCACTGAGACTGGTGAGCATCTGGGTTTACAATGGACTCAGTTTCGTATTGCGCTTGCTCCGCCCGCTCCAGATACAGCTAATGGCAATGGCCTGCCATCTAGTTGGCAAACAAAGCAGCTATATATGTCGCATACTGCGCTCACCAGCAAGCAACAGCATTTAGCCGAGGAAAAGTGGTCTCGGGGCAACCCACACTTTGCCGGCACCCAAGTGTCGCCACTTGCGATCCAACAAGACAATTGGCAATGGCGAAGCAGCAATGATGAGTTGTTTCCAGCCACTTTGTCAGTCGCAACCGACGAGTTCAGTTACCAGCTCAAGCTCGAAAGCCAGTCACCTTTGCAACTACAGGGCGATAACGGCTACAGTCGTAAAAATGCCAGCGGCACAGTGGCGAGTTACTACTACAGCCAACCTTTTATCAGGGTAAGTGGCACCATCGAACGAGATGGGAAAACAATGATGGTAACCGGAGATGGCTGGCTAGATAGAGAGTGGAGCTCACAATTTCTTGCTAAGACTCAGCAGGGCTGGGATTGGTTTGCCCTAAGGCTAGATGATGGCTCTGCGCTGATGCTGTTTCAACTCAGGGATAATAGTGATCCTAAACAACATTTTTATAGTGGTAGACGTATGTACCCCGATGGGCGCGGTAACAACATTAATCATCAGCAGATTTCCATGACTGCAACCGCTTGGCAGCAAACACAGTCAGGCCACTATCCTGTAAGTTGGCAGATCGCCATTCCCTCAGAAGATATTCAACTGACCACTCAAGCCCTCAATGCCAATTCAACCATGCCGCTGTCTATCCCTTATTGGGAGGGGCCCATCAAAATTAACGGTAGTCACAATGGCTTAGGCTATATGGAACTCACAGGATATTAA
- a CDS encoding PAS domain S-box protein yields the protein MSRLRTFRSRILSQIALPLIAIMAAVSSVNAWINFQDEEQDIYQHIGKIAENAALRLDHFLVTAETDTRSFAELLTEMGSREELADKAKLQLLLSHRLERHSDFYGSAIAFQKFFVEGRELFAPYAYRDKSKISMIDIGVEGYDYTNGEWGWWSQAIDNEDGYWSQPYLDEGAGNVLMVSFSQPFGEPRPFLGVVTVDLALNSIPQMVGNSANRIVVIDDKGQLIYHQNNDLLLKNGVDNWLSQSKENQKFIDLVHRGKPGYAYIEDSIGGKYLASIGVVPALNWRVVIMTSEQLLYDEFFRDIASLSLNLLLLSVLLLLTGYITARRLTRPIEELEAGIVAFGAGKTKRIEKPIGAMSEIATLTDKFNDMAEVLEEREEALLDSRGNRFAKLIDGMSDKSFYCSVAPNGVIDQVSDGVEKVLGVTPELLKRKYQRMFSDNPINELNWQYMDKALLGENVPPHQIEMIDGFGKLRRLDLFMQPLLSDNRELLSIEMLFNDVTEQFSAVAWSNAVLESAPEAMLIVEESGQLVFTNSRCQQLFGYDKQQMLAMSVDELVPDGVRYRHAALRTQFIAEGRDRKMGKGQTLNARKSDGSEFPVEISLGLLPVTDDGKRQVAATVRDMTVELEVAQRIKDSESRFRGLVTNIPGAVYRTRIGESWVMEYISNNISDITGFPASDFIENSSRSFASLIIEQDLEATTRTIEEALLAQKSFEIQYRIKHRDGSIHWVHEKGKASYGDEGGVLWFDGSINDITSSKLAQEEIVQSQQQLETITESIPSTVYQLHWCSSGERTFTFLSSACITTLGFHRDEVMNDFDLVAECIISEERSHIIEALSGQTSKGLQWTEEFRYRHPIGEIRWLQAGARGDLQADGCIIWNGYLMDITDRKQIDKELEDREAHFRALFDNAGIGIVNVDERGNILDCNEQFSFYMQTGVAELKSCSFFDFQHLDDREKAREVFADLTEGGSDNLLTELRLLNQSGECIWMDITLTKLQDPQGKLTSVVLSMANITSLKQLSEELKQAKDSADAANQAKSDFLANMSHEIRTPMNAIIGMSQLCLQTELNRKQQNYVLKIDRASKSLLGIINDILDFSKIEAGKLDIESVPFQLDTLLEDLSDMFSVKATDKRLELLFAVAPNIPRQLQGDPLRLSQVLINLMSNAIKFTEQGEVLLSISQLERIEDDIVLRFSVRDNGIGLTEEQRERLFKSFSQADTSTTRKYGGTGLGLAISKQLVELMGGEIGVESQFGNGSSFYFSVKLKVANNQLLKVKREIEGMRILVADDNATARDIMRTTLESMGFKVDAVKSGAEAIEHCQHTDYPVALIDWLMPEMNGIEAAQKILSGKEHPPKILIVSAHANAEFIEQVEHSDIASYITKPISASRLLDGIMSSLGQNGAMVVRRKGSDISQELLLQLQGKRVLLVEDNDMNQEVATEFLEQVGVVLSIAENGQVALEKLATQSFDLVLMDCQMPVMDGYQATRELRKMPGLEKLPVIAMTANAMAGDKEMCLRVGMNDHIAKPIEVARLYSTLLQYLGDSQQAITLTNLDGKESENVPFWPQHEALDIDKGLQLVQNSVRLYRRILERFHSGKSNIAEEIESALSQGKTADAIRYAHTLKGVSGNLCSPLLVDLASQLEAKLQDSPKADVTDELSQIAELTTSICAAIASWQASLDDAVEVEASGAPESLLSDKELSQEVTQLLQMLEEADSDAVDKMNDIRERVTELQWQKMSPAVAMVNSYQFDEAAELIQEQFKDRS from the coding sequence ATGAGCAGACTTCGCACCTTTCGTAGCCGAATTTTATCGCAAATAGCCTTGCCTTTGATTGCAATTATGGCTGCCGTTTCTAGCGTTAATGCTTGGATTAATTTTCAAGATGAAGAGCAAGATATCTATCAGCATATCGGGAAAATTGCCGAAAATGCAGCCTTGAGATTAGATCATTTTCTTGTCACCGCTGAAACCGATACCCGCTCATTTGCCGAGCTGCTGACCGAGATGGGGAGTCGAGAGGAGTTGGCCGACAAAGCAAAGCTTCAGCTGCTGTTAAGCCACCGTCTCGAACGCCATAGCGATTTTTACGGCAGTGCAATTGCGTTTCAAAAGTTTTTTGTCGAGGGACGTGAACTGTTTGCGCCTTACGCTTATCGTGATAAATCCAAGATTAGCATGATAGATATCGGTGTTGAGGGTTACGATTACACTAATGGTGAGTGGGGTTGGTGGAGTCAAGCTATTGATAATGAAGATGGTTACTGGTCACAACCCTATTTAGATGAAGGTGCTGGGAATGTCTTAATGGTGAGCTTCTCGCAACCATTTGGTGAGCCGCGGCCTTTTTTGGGGGTAGTGACTGTCGATCTTGCCCTTAACTCTATTCCACAAATGGTGGGGAACTCAGCAAATCGCATTGTGGTTATCGATGACAAAGGTCAGCTAATTTATCATCAAAATAACGACTTATTGCTTAAGAATGGGGTCGATAACTGGCTCTCCCAGTCAAAAGAAAACCAAAAATTTATCGATTTAGTTCACCGTGGTAAACCGGGTTACGCCTATATAGAAGACAGCATTGGGGGAAAATACCTTGCCAGTATCGGGGTGGTTCCAGCCTTGAACTGGCGGGTGGTTATCATGACTTCCGAGCAACTACTTTATGACGAGTTTTTTCGTGATATAGCCTCATTGAGTCTCAACTTACTATTACTTTCAGTCTTACTTTTATTGACTGGGTATATTACTGCTAGACGCTTAACTCGACCGATTGAAGAGTTAGAAGCTGGCATTGTCGCTTTTGGTGCTGGAAAAACTAAACGGATTGAAAAGCCAATTGGTGCGATGAGCGAAATCGCTACCTTAACGGATAAATTCAATGATATGGCTGAGGTGTTGGAGGAGCGGGAAGAGGCGCTGCTGGACTCTCGTGGCAATCGTTTTGCCAAGTTGATCGATGGTATGAGTGATAAGTCTTTCTACTGTTCTGTGGCTCCAAATGGAGTGATTGATCAAGTGAGTGATGGCGTTGAAAAGGTATTGGGGGTCACCCCTGAACTCCTCAAGCGTAAGTATCAAAGGATGTTTTCTGACAATCCCATTAACGAGTTAAATTGGCAGTATATGGACAAGGCTCTGCTTGGTGAGAATGTGCCGCCGCACCAGATAGAGATGATCGATGGTTTCGGTAAGCTCCGCCGCTTGGATCTGTTTATGCAGCCTCTGCTATCTGACAATCGGGAACTGCTTTCGATTGAGATGCTATTTAATGATGTGACTGAGCAGTTCTCTGCCGTCGCTTGGTCAAATGCGGTACTCGAGTCTGCACCAGAGGCGATGCTGATTGTCGAAGAATCGGGACAGCTGGTGTTTACCAACAGTCGCTGCCAACAGCTGTTTGGTTACGATAAGCAGCAGATGTTGGCGATGTCAGTGGATGAGTTAGTTCCCGACGGTGTTAGGTATCGACATGCTGCATTGCGAACTCAGTTTATAGCGGAGGGACGCGATCGCAAGATGGGCAAGGGGCAGACGCTTAATGCGCGTAAGAGTGACGGTAGTGAGTTTCCTGTAGAGATAAGTTTAGGCTTGCTGCCAGTAACCGATGATGGCAAGCGTCAAGTGGCAGCAACGGTTAGAGACATGACGGTTGAGCTTGAGGTTGCTCAGCGGATAAAAGATAGCGAAAGTCGCTTTAGAGGCTTAGTGACTAATATTCCTGGAGCTGTCTACCGCACTCGGATCGGCGAGAGCTGGGTGATGGAGTATATCAGCAATAATATTAGTGATATTACTGGATTTCCCGCATCGGACTTTATTGAAAATAGCAGTCGTAGTTTTGCTAGTTTGATTATCGAGCAAGATCTTGAGGCCACAACTCGTACTATTGAGGAGGCACTGCTAGCGCAAAAAAGCTTCGAAATTCAATATCGAATCAAGCACCGAGACGGCAGTATCCATTGGGTCCATGAGAAAGGTAAGGCGAGTTACGGTGATGAGGGGGGCGTGCTTTGGTTCGATGGCAGTATTAATGACATCACCAGTAGTAAGTTAGCTCAAGAGGAGATCGTCCAGTCTCAACAGCAGCTGGAGACGATTACCGAATCGATACCAAGTACGGTTTACCAGTTGCATTGGTGCAGTAGCGGTGAGCGTACATTTACCTTCCTATCTAGTGCCTGCATCACCACCTTAGGCTTTCACCGTGACGAAGTCATGAATGATTTTGACTTAGTTGCCGAGTGTATTATCAGCGAGGAGCGCTCGCATATTATTGAGGCGCTCTCGGGCCAAACGAGTAAAGGGCTGCAGTGGACCGAAGAGTTTAGGTACCGCCACCCGATTGGTGAGATCCGCTGGCTTCAAGCTGGCGCTCGCGGAGATCTGCAGGCCGATGGTTGTATTATCTGGAACGGTTACTTAATGGATATTACTGATCGCAAACAGATTGATAAGGAGTTAGAAGATCGTGAGGCTCACTTTAGAGCACTTTTTGATAATGCGGGGATCGGTATCGTCAATGTCGATGAGCGCGGTAATATTCTCGACTGCAACGAGCAATTTAGCTTTTATATGCAGACAGGTGTAGCCGAATTAAAGAGTTGCTCTTTCTTTGATTTTCAACACCTAGATGATCGTGAAAAGGCTAGAGAAGTATTTGCCGACCTTACCGAGGGTGGCAGTGATAATCTGCTCACCGAGCTACGATTGCTAAACCAATCGGGTGAGTGTATCTGGATGGATATCACCCTGACTAAGCTGCAAGATCCTCAAGGCAAGTTAACCTCTGTTGTGCTGTCTATGGCCAATATCACTTCGCTGAAACAGCTTTCAGAAGAGCTAAAGCAGGCTAAAGACAGTGCCGATGCGGCCAATCAGGCAAAGAGTGATTTCTTAGCCAATATGTCTCACGAAATTCGCACCCCGATGAATGCCATCATTGGTATGTCACAGCTCTGCTTGCAGACTGAGCTGAACAGAAAGCAGCAAAACTATGTGCTGAAAATTGATAGAGCCTCTAAGTCTTTGCTGGGGATCATTAACGATATTCTGGACTTTTCTAAGATAGAGGCAGGCAAGCTCGATATCGAGTCAGTCCCCTTTCAGCTCGATACCCTGCTCGAAGACTTGAGTGACATGTTCTCGGTCAAGGCAACCGATAAGCGGCTAGAATTGCTCTTCGCGGTTGCTCCTAATATTCCAAGGCAGTTGCAGGGCGATCCACTGCGCCTAAGTCAGGTGCTTATCAACCTAATGAGTAACGCCATTAAGTTTACCGAGCAGGGAGAGGTGCTGCTGTCCATCAGTCAGCTAGAGCGCATCGAAGATGACATCGTGCTTAGATTTAGTGTGCGAGATAACGGTATAGGTCTCACCGAAGAGCAGCGTGAACGACTGTTTAAGTCCTTTAGCCAAGCGGATACCTCAACCACTCGAAAGTATGGCGGCACAGGGCTAGGTTTGGCTATCAGTAAGCAGCTCGTGGAACTGATGGGCGGCGAGATTGGTGTTGAAAGCCAGTTTGGCAATGGTAGTAGCTTCTACTTTAGCGTGAAGCTGAAGGTTGCCAATAATCAGCTGTTAAAAGTGAAACGTGAGATTGAAGGGATGCGGATCTTGGTGGCGGATGATAACGCTACCGCTCGAGATATTATGCGTACCACCCTTGAGAGCATGGGCTTTAAGGTCGATGCCGTTAAGAGTGGTGCCGAAGCGATTGAGCATTGTCAACATACTGACTATCCGGTGGCGCTGATCGATTGGTTAATGCCGGAGATGAATGGAATCGAGGCCGCGCAGAAAATTCTATCTGGGAAAGAACATCCCCCCAAAATATTGATCGTCTCGGCCCATGCCAATGCCGAGTTTATCGAGCAGGTAGAGCACAGTGACATAGCCAGTTACATCACTAAACCCATCAGTGCTTCGCGCTTACTTGACGGTATCATGTCTTCGCTCGGCCAAAATGGCGCAATGGTGGTTCGTCGCAAAGGGAGCGACATCAGCCAAGAGTTGCTTTTGCAGTTGCAGGGCAAGCGAGTTTTGTTGGTTGAAGACAATGATATGAATCAGGAGGTGGCCACCGAATTTCTTGAGCAGGTTGGGGTGGTGCTATCTATCGCCGAGAACGGTCAAGTGGCACTGGAAAAACTGGCAACGCAAAGCTTCGATCTGGTGCTGATGGATTGTCAGATGCCGGTGATGGATGGTTATCAAGCCACGCGAGAGCTAAGGAAAATGCCAGGGCTAGAAAAGTTACCAGTAATTGCTATGACGGCGAATGCGATGGCAGGCGACAAGGAGATGTGTCTGCGAGTAGGCATGAATGACCATATCGCCAAACCTATTGAGGTGGCGAGACTCTATAGCACCTTGCTGCAGTATTTAGGCGATAGTCAGCAGGCCATTACGCTTACCAACTTAGACGGTAAGGAGAGCGAAAATGTGCCGTTTTGGCCGCAGCATGAGGCGTTAGATATCGACAAAGGTTTGCAGCTGGTACAGAACTCTGTGCGGCTTTATCGCAGGATCTTGGAACGTTTCCATAGTGGTAAAAGTAATATCGCCGAGGAGATAGAGTCAGCGCTTAGCCAAGGTAAGACCGCTGACGCGATCCGCTATGCCCATACCCTTAAAGGCGTGTCTGGTAATTTGTGCTCGCCTCTATTGGTCGATCTAGCCAGTCAGCTTGAGGCTAAGCTGCAAGACTCACCAAAGGCAGATGTGACAGATGAACTGAGTCAGATAGCCGAGCTAACGACATCGATATGTGCGGCAATAGCGAGCTGGCAGGCGAGTTTGGATGACGCTGTTGAGGTCGAGGCAAGTGGCGCACCAGAGTCTTTGTTGTCGGATAAGGAACTAAGTCAGGAAGTGACACAGCTATTACAGATGCTAGAGGAGGCTGACTCCGATGCGGTTGATAAAATGAATGACATCAGGGAGCGAGTCACTGAATTGCAATGGCAGAAGATGAGCCCTGCAGTAGCCATGGTTAACAGCTACCAGTTTGATGAGGCGGCAGAGCTGATTCAAGAGCAGTTTAAAGACAGGTCGTGA
- a CDS encoding ABC transporter permease, which produces MSSLAGQELWLTMRLTLSVFMRHYLKSPLQAGAILLGIILAVTLLIGVRATNENAVRSYSEATELLSQRAQLLLTPLSGNKSIEESVYFTLKQAGIAQTLAVLTGTVTDDRGQRWDIQASDLVAALSIQTKGSSTGSEQQKAALFSEKLPLAKLLSGEPIILMSQSLAAKVAPQAKMRLYGISLKVISLDDDLGLGNAILMDISLGQRLLNQTGELSYIALFGDPDNLTEQIYRAFNQQTSKHFELTPQDGGESLTSLTRSFHLNLSAMSLLAFIVGLFIAYNGVRYSLLKRQKLLVQLQQQGIPQRALLLALLLELLALVLVGSMAGFILGLQLSHWLQPMIALTLEQLYGARLMPGVWQWSWLYQAIGLTFVAALLACYPLFNSLAKQPLARSASRFELQSHARRQHLRLFIIAIILLVIAAGLFPLTLEYQQSLVLLGVVTIAIPLLLPQVLHVGLSLVERITPAGLWQYGVAESKEIIGPLSLAMMAMLLALTANISMNTLVGSFEITLKHWLDDRLYADLYIRPPSDKVVETKALLASLPDVSAIYGQWLHTSHYQNDPVSLMTRDTHSLRNSNQIKAQSSDHWQEFFNGKTLMISEPMAIKYRLNIGDKISLTEFERASLPPLPIGAIFYDYGNPTGQVIVSQTTWQQLGLPAAPSSIAADYDKQIGELESILQTQLSLSAAQMYSQTKIKLRALQIFKRTFSITLVLNSLTLLVAAIGLFSACLMLTQARQAPLARLYALGVSRIQLRTMVSGQMLLIVLFTCLLALPTGALLGYLLINKVTLQAFGWSIAMVWDWYAYFRMLVIAMIVSAVAVILPLLWQTRRPLNSRLQQEAL; this is translated from the coding sequence ATGAGTAGCCTAGCGGGACAGGAGCTGTGGCTTACGATGCGTTTAACTCTGAGCGTATTTATGCGCCACTATCTAAAATCCCCACTGCAAGCTGGAGCTATTTTACTCGGCATCATTTTGGCGGTCACTCTACTTATTGGGGTCAGAGCCACCAATGAAAATGCGGTGCGCAGTTACTCCGAGGCGACCGAGCTCCTAAGCCAAAGAGCGCAACTGCTACTCACGCCTCTGAGCGGTAACAAATCAATTGAGGAATCGGTTTATTTCACCCTGAAACAAGCCGGTATAGCCCAAACGTTAGCCGTTTTAACTGGCACTGTCACCGACGATAGAGGTCAGCGCTGGGATATCCAAGCGAGCGATCTTGTTGCCGCCTTATCGATACAAACTAAGGGCTCATCTACAGGTAGCGAACAGCAGAAAGCCGCGTTATTTTCAGAAAAACTCCCCCTCGCCAAACTGTTATCGGGCGAACCTATCATCCTAATGAGTCAAAGCCTTGCGGCGAAGGTCGCCCCTCAAGCAAAAATGCGGCTATATGGCATCTCCCTTAAGGTGATTTCATTAGACGATGATCTTGGACTCGGCAATGCTATTCTAATGGATATCTCACTCGGGCAAAGACTGCTAAATCAAACAGGAGAGCTCAGTTATATCGCCCTGTTTGGCGATCCAGATAACTTAACGGAGCAGATCTACCGAGCCTTTAATCAGCAAACGAGTAAGCACTTTGAATTGACCCCTCAAGATGGCGGCGAAAGCCTGACGAGTCTCACTCGCAGCTTTCACCTAAATTTGAGCGCAATGAGCCTACTGGCATTTATTGTCGGGTTATTTATTGCTTATAACGGCGTGCGCTACAGCCTATTGAAACGCCAGAAACTATTGGTACAACTGCAACAGCAAGGCATACCACAACGAGCCTTGTTGCTGGCACTGTTACTTGAGCTACTCGCCTTGGTGCTAGTGGGGTCTATGGCCGGGTTTATTCTTGGCTTGCAGTTAAGTCACTGGCTACAGCCGATGATTGCACTGACACTCGAGCAGCTTTACGGTGCAAGGCTGATGCCTGGAGTCTGGCAGTGGAGCTGGCTATATCAGGCGATTGGACTCACTTTTGTTGCGGCTCTACTTGCCTGTTATCCACTGTTTAACAGCTTAGCTAAACAGCCGCTGGCTCGAAGTGCCAGCCGATTCGAACTACAGAGTCATGCAAGAAGACAACACCTAAGACTCTTTATCATTGCGATAATACTGCTCGTTATTGCCGCGGGACTATTTCCACTGACACTGGAATACCAACAAAGCCTCGTCCTGCTAGGCGTGGTTACCATCGCAATTCCACTACTACTGCCACAGGTGTTGCATGTGGGATTATCCCTTGTCGAGCGAATCACTCCTGCAGGACTGTGGCAATACGGCGTGGCAGAAAGCAAAGAGATTATCGGCCCGCTTTCTCTCGCCATGATGGCAATGCTATTGGCGCTGACCGCCAACATCTCCATGAACACCTTAGTTGGCAGTTTCGAAATCACCTTAAAACATTGGCTCGATGACAGGCTCTATGCCGACCTGTATATCCGCCCTCCAAGCGACAAAGTGGTCGAAACTAAAGCCTTACTGGCAAGTTTACCCGATGTCAGTGCTATCTATGGTCAGTGGCTACACACGAGCCATTATCAAAACGATCCTGTGAGCTTAATGACCCGCGATACGCACTCGCTGCGAAACAGTAATCAGATAAAGGCTCAATCGAGCGATCATTGGCAAGAATTCTTTAATGGTAAGACACTGATGATCAGTGAACCGATGGCGATTAAGTACCGCCTCAATATTGGCGATAAGATCTCACTGACAGAGTTTGAAAGAGCCTCGCTACCTCCTCTGCCTATTGGGGCCATTTTTTATGACTACGGCAATCCCACAGGCCAAGTGATTGTCAGCCAAACCACTTGGCAACAGCTGGGCTTGCCAGCCGCTCCTAGCAGCATTGCCGCCGATTACGATAAGCAGATCGGTGAACTTGAATCGATACTGCAAACTCAGCTGTCGCTGTCTGCCGCGCAGATGTATAGCCAAACTAAAATCAAGCTTCGTGCACTGCAGATCTTTAAGCGCACCTTTTCCATTACCTTAGTACTCAATAGCCTCACCTTACTGGTTGCCGCCATCGGTCTATTTAGCGCCTGCTTGATGTTGACCCAAGCTAGGCAAGCCCCCCTAGCAAGGCTCTATGCTCTGGGAGTGAGTCGAATCCAGCTGCGCACTATGGTTTCAGGGCAGATGTTACTGATCGTGCTATTCACCTGCTTGCTTGCCCTGCCAACGGGAGCCTTACTCGGTTACCTGCTGATTAATAAAGTCACCCTACAGGCCTTTGGCTGGAGTATCGCAATGGTGTGGGACTGGTACGCCTATTTCCGAATGTTAGTCATCGCCATGATCGTCAGCGCCGTCGCGGTGATCTTGCCGCTGCTGTGGCAGACCCGGCGTCCATTGAACAGTCGCTTGCAACAGGAGGCGCTATGA
- a CDS encoding response regulator, with protein MDKATILVVDDTPENIDILVGILGGDYRVKVAIDGPKALALASKTTPDLILLDVMMPGMNGYEVCKRLKQEPLTCHIPVIFVTALSDVADETQGFELGAVDYITKPVSAPVVKARVKTHLALYDQKCLLEQEVKVRTKELEETRFEIIRRLGRAAEYKDNETGLHVVRMSHYARLLAVQSGLPEYYCELIYNAAPMHDIGKIGTPDSILKKPAKLDATEWVEMQLHAEIGAEIIGEHNDPLLEMARRIALTHHEKWDGSGYPNGLSAEEIPIEGRIVAIADVFDALTSIRPYKKAWTVEATMTLIESEAGKQFDPKLVQHFKQIVDELTKVRDAHNETG; from the coding sequence ATGGATAAGGCCACCATTTTAGTTGTGGATGATACCCCCGAGAATATTGATATTTTGGTTGGGATCTTAGGTGGGGACTACCGAGTTAAGGTTGCGATTGATGGCCCCAAAGCCCTTGCATTGGCGAGTAAAACCACACCGGATCTTATTCTTCTGGATGTGATGATGCCGGGAATGAATGGCTATGAGGTATGTAAGCGACTAAAGCAAGAACCATTAACTTGCCATATTCCCGTCATCTTTGTCACCGCCCTTAGCGATGTCGCCGATGAGACGCAAGGGTTTGAGCTTGGCGCCGTCGATTACATTACAAAACCCGTCAGTGCGCCTGTTGTGAAGGCGAGGGTAAAAACCCATTTGGCTCTCTACGACCAAAAATGTCTACTCGAGCAGGAAGTTAAAGTGCGAACTAAAGAGCTCGAAGAAACACGTTTCGAGATCATTCGTCGTCTGGGCCGCGCAGCAGAATATAAAGATAACGAGACTGGCTTACATGTTGTCAGAATGAGTCACTATGCGCGCTTGTTGGCGGTTCAATCGGGTTTACCTGAATACTATTGCGAGCTGATTTACAATGCTGCGCCTATGCATGATATCGGTAAAATAGGCACACCAGACTCTATTTTAAAAAAGCCAGCTAAGCTCGATGCTACAGAGTGGGTGGAGATGCAGCTTCACGCCGAAATCGGCGCCGAGATCATCGGTGAGCACAATGATCCATTGCTGGAGATGGCGCGTCGAATCGCCTTAACACATCACGAGAAATGGGATGGCAGCGGTTACCCCAATGGGCTGTCGGCTGAGGAGATCCCAATAGAGGGTCGGATAGTGGCGATTGCCGATGTGTTTGACGCCTTAACTTCGATTCGCCCCTATAAGAAAGCGTGGACAGTGGAGGCGACCATGACCTTAATCGAGAGTGAAGCTGGAAAGCAGTTTGACCCAAAGTTAGTGCAGCATTTTAAGCAGATTGTTGATGAGCTGACTAAAGTTCGCGATGCTCACAATGAGACGGGTTAG